In one Chiloscyllium punctatum isolate Juve2018m chromosome 17, sChiPun1.3, whole genome shotgun sequence genomic region, the following are encoded:
- the LOC140488128 gene encoding uncharacterized protein, translating into MPLMWCSLPVLLAAVAGLAMMEQTTRETLEVNNLTESVSDGQTQNPQTFTENSATPPPVYLNSTSSPLPKETAQLTSTTGSPMTGTSIYSTTGPLPLSTQDFKTSQEATTQLMKWSTFVDPEPVTDVNQDSSPTNGTEHWTTDIGGTETEVSEITLTSTTATNTSELSGYVHPDVKVKTMTLPSSTLSSTKKLPMSPYPVTTASPFVTTTKKANESISLKPTIPFVSKIIKTTTRSNNRLTIPQVTRKKISLVAQCLIAIAILAGVCTVFVICTVVLCTKLSSQRQNYRVNQSNGTELICISALLPEDERKLRRQMKAKRLRNLRETTIGQNSDSDDDDLTLHSFVTEH; encoded by the coding sequence ATGCCATTGATGTGGTGCAGCCTTCCTGTACTTCTTGCTGCGGTAGCTGGTTTGGCTATGATGGAGCAGACTACAAGGGAAACATTAGAGGTAAATAATTTGACAGAATCAGTTTCTGATGgacagacccagaatcctcagaCGTTCACTGAGAACTCAGCAACACCCCCACCTGTCTATTTGAATTCAACAAGTTCACCCCTTCCCAAAGAAACTGCTCAACTCACTTCAACAACTGGCTCTCCAATGACAGGTACCTCCATTTATTCCACAACAGGGCCCCTGCCTCTCTCCACTCAAGATTTCAAGACTTCTCAAGAAGCCACCACTCAGCTGATGAAATGGTCCACTTTTGTGGATCCTGAACCAGTGACTGATGTCAACCAGGACTCTTCCCCCACTAATGGAACAGAGCATTGGACAACGGATATAggtggaactgaaacagaggtgtcTGAAATCACATTGACCTCAACTACAGCCACTAACACTTCAGAGCTGAGTGGATATGTCCATCCAGACGTCAAGGTGAAAACCATGACTCTGCCATCCAGCACTTTGTCCTCTACAAAGAAGCTACCAATGAGCCCCTATCCGGTGACCACAGCTTCTCCATTTGTGACAACTACAAAGAAAGCTAATGAATCAATCTCTTTGAAACCAACCATTCCCTTTGTTAGCAAAATCATCAAGACAACCACCAGAAGTAACAACAGGCTTACAATTCCTCAGGTTACACGTAAAAAAATTAGCCTTGTTGCTCAGTGCCTCATAGCCATTGCTATTCTAGCAGGGGTCTGCACTGTCTTTGTCATATGCACTGTGGTCCTGTGTACTAAGCTTTCAAGTCAAAGACAGAACTATAGGGTCAACCAGTCAAACGGCACTGAGCTGATCTGCATTTCTGCTCTTTTGCCCGAAGATGAAAGAAAACTGCGGAGACAAATGAAGGCAAAACGACTTCGAAATCTCAGAGAGACCACAATTGGTCAGAATAGTGACAGCGATGATGATGACCTTACCCTCCATAGCTTTGTGACTGAACACTAG